In a genomic window of Myxococcales bacterium:
- a CDS encoding protein kinase, with translation MATPTVIAERFELEELAESGGMGSVYRARDRMTGGRVAVKLLAKANQRWAERFRREALALSELAHPAIVRYVAHGVTPAGEPYLAMAWLDGEPLSARLRRGRLALTEACDLGIRIADALTFAHAAGVIHRDLKPANVFLIDGDVRGATLLDFGVARLRTLYSDTTRTGDRVGTPRYMAPEQVRAARMVDWRCDLWSLGCLLYAALTGRPPFSAPDEMATWGKILLEEAPVLSVARPDAPPPLVALVKRLLEKEPGLRPASAAVVANELRRIERPEGPESTGITSVGVSLASSGEHRRVALVMIGPLTLDELDGADGGDPDASDDTRPGTLPHLDLAASADRHGGTFEPLAHGGALITFAGSPAATDLVARAARCALEARGVCGAAIALASGRGGSGNASVGEAIERAAELLRRAPRHADRDRAVAVDDVSAALLGPRFEVDAAGALRGERPDDGVRTILGLATPTVGRERELNLLVSACRDSADEPAAAAMVVVGDAGVGKSRLRHELVARLGPGTRIWAGRGDPVRAGSPFSLLGSALRRRLGVEDVSTSAARVAAGRRVQIAVDDLGLDEAERVTVFLAELIGAPLVGAATAQLAAARRQPRLMNDQLRRAFLELCAAELALGPILWTFDDLHWGDAPSIELVDEALRTFADRPLTAIGFARPEVEGLFPRLWAQRGATQIRLGPLPKKAATRLAEGVLGRGASPATIAAVVERAGGNAFFLEELLRAAAHGEVERLPETVVAMVQVRLEALAAPARQVLRAAAVLGARFSVAPLLALLGTELPERELDQILADLVARELLVAEDIDRRELSFRHDTIREAAYGMLLDGDRQLAHRTAGLWLEAQHERDALTVAQHLEAGGEEARAALWYRYAAEHALDAGDPHAVIDRAARGLECGAIDHERGALLLLACVAHDWLGETEATERCALGALDAAREGSAIWLRAAAELAVVAGRLGNHHLLVGVARDVARARTGEARRDRVVALAIVASELLLVGHVDQARRLLDRIEELDDAWSTDGVAAAWRLRARGIAALVGGDSVAALALMRASTEQMEQVGARRDLASGLTNIGFLEILVGRFAEAETTLRRAGALAGELGAVRITTVATQNLALALFYGGNPAEGYRTAKVAEQLARAQDSLRLAGAALVYQARALLALARPAEARACAASAVEVLTAMPPTLAYAQAALAAAALADGDLPAATAAAATAERLLDELGAIEEGDAFVRLVLARVRIAAGDHVDARRIITAAVARIEAAATGLSDPDARASFAAVPEHAALVALARPPR, from the coding sequence GTGGCGACGCCGACGGTCATCGCCGAGCGCTTCGAGCTCGAAGAGCTCGCCGAGTCCGGCGGCATGGGCTCGGTGTATCGCGCGCGCGACCGGATGACCGGCGGCCGCGTCGCGGTCAAGCTCCTGGCCAAGGCCAACCAGCGTTGGGCCGAGCGGTTCCGGCGCGAGGCCCTGGCGCTGTCCGAGCTGGCCCACCCGGCCATCGTCCGCTACGTCGCGCACGGCGTGACGCCCGCGGGCGAGCCGTACCTCGCGATGGCGTGGCTCGACGGCGAGCCGCTGTCGGCGCGGCTGCGGCGCGGCCGGCTGGCCCTGACCGAGGCCTGCGACCTCGGCATCCGGATCGCCGACGCGCTCACGTTCGCGCACGCGGCCGGCGTGATCCACCGCGACCTCAAGCCGGCCAACGTGTTCCTGATCGACGGCGACGTCCGCGGCGCCACGCTGCTCGATTTCGGCGTCGCGCGCCTGCGCACGCTGTACTCCGACACGACCCGCACCGGCGATCGGGTCGGCACGCCGCGCTACATGGCGCCCGAGCAGGTCCGGGCCGCGCGCATGGTCGACTGGCGCTGCGATCTGTGGAGCCTCGGCTGCCTGCTGTACGCGGCGCTGACCGGGCGGCCGCCGTTCTCGGCGCCCGACGAGATGGCGACCTGGGGCAAGATCCTGCTCGAGGAGGCGCCGGTCCTGTCGGTCGCGCGGCCCGACGCACCGCCGCCGCTGGTCGCGCTGGTGAAGCGCCTGCTCGAGAAGGAGCCGGGGCTGCGCCCGGCCAGCGCCGCGGTCGTGGCCAACGAGCTGCGCCGGATCGAGCGCCCCGAGGGACCCGAGTCGACCGGGATCACCTCGGTCGGCGTGTCGCTGGCGTCGTCGGGCGAGCACCGCCGGGTCGCGCTGGTGATGATCGGGCCGCTCACGCTCGACGAGCTCGACGGCGCCGACGGCGGCGACCCCGACGCCAGCGACGACACCCGCCCGGGCACCCTGCCCCACCTCGACCTGGCGGCCTCGGCCGATCGCCACGGCGGCACGTTCGAGCCGCTGGCGCACGGCGGCGCGCTGATCACCTTCGCGGGCTCGCCGGCCGCGACCGACCTGGTCGCGCGCGCGGCCCGGTGCGCGCTCGAGGCCCGCGGCGTGTGCGGCGCCGCGATCGCGCTGGCGTCGGGGCGCGGCGGCAGCGGCAACGCGTCGGTCGGCGAGGCCATCGAGCGCGCGGCCGAGCTCTTGCGGCGCGCGCCCCGCCACGCCGATCGCGATCGCGCGGTCGCGGTCGACGACGTCAGCGCGGCGCTCCTGGGCCCGCGGTTCGAGGTCGACGCCGCCGGCGCGCTGCGCGGCGAGCGCCCCGACGACGGCGTCCGCACGATCCTGGGCCTGGCCACGCCGACGGTCGGGCGCGAGCGCGAGCTCAACCTGCTGGTGTCGGCGTGCCGCGACAGCGCCGACGAGCCGGCCGCGGCGGCGATGGTCGTGGTCGGCGACGCCGGCGTCGGCAAGTCGCGGCTGCGCCACGAGCTGGTCGCGCGGCTGGGCCCGGGCACACGGATCTGGGCCGGGCGCGGCGATCCGGTCCGGGCCGGGTCGCCGTTCTCGCTCCTCGGCTCGGCGCTGCGGCGCCGGCTCGGCGTCGAGGACGTCTCGACCTCGGCCGCCCGGGTCGCGGCCGGGCGGCGCGTCCAGATCGCGGTCGACGACCTCGGCCTCGACGAGGCCGAGCGGGTCACGGTGTTCCTGGCCGAGCTGATCGGCGCGCCGCTGGTCGGCGCCGCCACCGCCCAGCTGGCCGCGGCCCGGCGCCAGCCGCGGCTGATGAACGATCAGCTGCGGCGCGCGTTCCTCGAGCTGTGCGCGGCCGAGCTCGCGCTCGGCCCGATCCTGTGGACGTTCGACGATCTGCACTGGGGCGACGCGCCGTCGATCGAGCTGGTCGACGAGGCCCTGCGCACGTTCGCCGATCGGCCGCTGACCGCGATCGGCTTCGCGCGGCCCGAGGTCGAGGGGCTGTTCCCGCGGCTGTGGGCCCAGCGCGGCGCCACGCAGATCCGCCTCGGCCCGCTGCCCAAGAAGGCCGCGACCCGGCTGGCCGAGGGCGTGCTCGGGCGCGGCGCCTCGCCCGCGACGATCGCCGCCGTGGTCGAGCGCGCCGGCGGCAACGCGTTCTTCCTCGAGGAGCTCCTGCGCGCCGCCGCCCACGGCGAGGTCGAGCGCCTGCCCGAGACGGTCGTCGCGATGGTGCAGGTGCGGCTCGAGGCGCTGGCGGCGCCGGCGCGTCAGGTCCTGCGCGCGGCCGCGGTGCTGGGCGCGCGGTTCTCGGTCGCGCCGCTCCTGGCGTTGCTCGGCACCGAGCTGCCCGAGCGCGAGCTCGATCAGATCCTGGCCGATCTGGTCGCGCGCGAGCTGCTGGTCGCCGAGGACATCGATCGGCGCGAGCTGTCGTTCCGGCACGACACGATCCGCGAGGCCGCGTACGGCATGCTGCTCGACGGCGATCGCCAGCTGGCCCACCGCACCGCCGGGCTGTGGCTCGAGGCCCAGCACGAGCGCGACGCGCTGACCGTGGCCCAGCACCTCGAGGCCGGCGGCGAGGAGGCGCGCGCGGCGCTGTGGTACCGGTACGCGGCCGAGCACGCGCTCGACGCCGGCGATCCGCACGCGGTCATCGACCGGGCCGCGCGCGGCCTCGAGTGCGGCGCGATCGATCACGAGCGCGGCGCGCTGCTCCTGCTCGCGTGCGTGGCCCACGACTGGCTGGGCGAGACCGAGGCCACCGAGCGGTGCGCGCTGGGCGCCCTCGACGCGGCCCGCGAGGGCAGCGCGATCTGGCTGCGGGCCGCGGCCGAGCTGGCGGTGGTCGCCGGCCGCCTCGGCAACCACCACCTGCTGGTCGGCGTCGCCCGCGACGTCGCCCGGGCCCGCACCGGCGAGGCCCGGCGCGATCGGGTCGTGGCGCTGGCGATCGTCGCGTCCGAGCTGCTGCTGGTCGGCCACGTCGATCAGGCCCGTCGCCTGCTCGATCGGATCGAGGAGCTCGACGACGCCTGGTCGACCGACGGCGTGGCCGCGGCCTGGCGGCTGCGCGCGCGCGGCATCGCGGCCCTGGTCGGCGGCGACAGCGTCGCGGCGCTGGCGCTGATGCGCGCGTCGACCGAGCAGATGGAGCAGGTCGGCGCCCGCCGCGACCTCGCGAGCGGGCTCACCAACATCGGCTTCCTCGAGATCCTCGTCGGCCGGTTCGCCGAGGCCGAGACCACGCTGCGGCGCGCCGGCGCGCTGGCCGGCGAGCTCGGCGCGGTGCGCATCACCACCGTCGCCACCCAGAACCTGGCCCTGGCGCTGTTCTACGGCGGCAACCCGGCCGAGGGCTACCGCACCGCCAAGGTCGCCGAGCAGCTCGCGCGGGCGCAGGACTCGCTGCGCCTGGCCGGGGCGGCGCTGGTCTACCAGGCCCGCGCGCTCTTGGCGCTGGCGCGCCCGGCCGAGGCCCGGGCCTGCGCCGCCAGCGCGGTCGAGGTGCTGACGGCGATGCCGCCGACCCTGGCCTACGCCCAGGCGGCGCTGGCGGCCGCGGCGCTGGCCGATGGCGATCTCCCGGCCGCGACCGCCGCCGCCGCCACCGCCGAGCGCCTGCTCGACGAGCTGGGCGCGATCGAGGAGGGCGACGCGTTCGTGCGCCTGGTGCTGGCGCGGGTCCGGATCGCCGCCGGCGATCACGTCGACGCCCGCCGGATCATCACCGCCGCGGTCGCGCGCATCGAGGCGGCGGCAACCGGGCTGTCGGACCCCGACGCCCGGGCCAGCTTCGCCGCGGTGCCCGAGCACGCCGCGCTGGTCGCGCTGGCGCGCCCGCCGCGGTGA
- a CDS encoding type II toxin-antitoxin system CcdA family antitoxin, translating to MRMTRKAATNLSVRTDLVQRARALGLNLSEILEAGLTAAIADAERAQWLAENEEAIDAYNRRVLEHGLWSDGLRRF from the coding sequence ATGCGCATGACTCGCAAGGCGGCGACCAATCTGTCGGTGCGCACCGACCTGGTCCAGCGGGCCCGGGCGCTGGGCCTGAACCTGTCGGAGATCCTCGAGGCGGGCCTGACGGCGGCGATCGCCGACGCCGAGCGGGCGCAGTGGCTGGCCGAGAACGAGGAGGCGATCGACGCGTACAACCGCCGCGTCCTCGAGCACGGGCTGTGGAGCGACGGCCTGCGGCGGTTCTGA
- a CDS encoding manganese efflux pump — MLGALLVALGLAMDAVAAGAVRGLTAPQVRVRDVARIAGLTGAFQGGMAALGWLAGDRLGGVVARFDHWIAFVILGALGAKSIHAALTEDDTPKAPSAPFAWRGLVLLAIATSIDALAAGVTLPLLAVSGAVAVALIAGVTAVLVAAAVPLGRRLGARLGGRLEIVGGLALIAIGTKILIEHLTA; from the coding sequence ATGCTCGGCGCGCTGCTGGTCGCCCTCGGCCTGGCCATGGACGCGGTCGCGGCCGGCGCGGTCCGCGGGCTGACCGCGCCCCAGGTGCGCGTGCGCGACGTCGCGCGGATCGCCGGGCTGACCGGCGCCTTCCAGGGCGGCATGGCCGCGCTCGGCTGGCTGGCCGGCGACCGCCTCGGCGGCGTGGTCGCGCGCTTCGATCACTGGATCGCGTTCGTGATCCTGGGGGCGCTCGGCGCCAAGTCGATCCACGCCGCCCTCACCGAGGACGACACCCCCAAGGCGCCCTCGGCGCCGTTCGCCTGGCGTGGCCTGGTGCTGCTGGCGATCGCGACCAGCATCGACGCGCTGGCCGCCGGCGTGACCCTGCCGCTGCTCGCGGTCAGCGGCGCGGTCGCGGTGGCGCTCATCGCCGGGGTCACCGCGGTCCTGGTCGCGGCGGCGGTGCCGCTCGGCCGGCGGCTCGGCGCCCGGCTCGGCGGGCGGCTCGAGATCGTCGGCGGGCTGGCCCTGATCGCGATCGGCACCAAGATCCTGATCGAGCACCTGACCGCGTGA
- a CDS encoding DUF362 domain-containing protein, whose product MSEPPKRGVSRRNVILGVGAAGVVGATWTMRSKIRTFIDKRTVLPSFAATPPLIPHDPVKDRTTIYVAQGGGPAGNVDSAVAKLGGIDKIIRPTDVVVIKVSAQWWNQGMTNVAAVKRTIEHILELPGFTGEVIVFENTHFHFPDKAVDDPGRGLTRAWTAPSVRNVDVPGWRSLGDLIPHFAALGAPVSFYGLVDGGASALAGDPWFDPEHAHGVYGGDRRGPIARGEARDGYFWDFDKVFRLKRSRVGYAQTPLSWPRFTSPRTGRVVDLKDGVFRREGDQLVADGRALKFINMTTGNEHGSTGFTGACKSPMGLVDMSAGALGTDPRVRGYQSVHYFGRTGRPHPERDPTWRMAGPLAHWNNHVIKADLYLTCCEWVAITPKDGYDEADDMRHHAACAQQVGTLVAGTDPVAIDAWCLRNIMSQFDGKHAAMMRLDDPDSKASKFLRYFRQAAGWGTLDPALVTVA is encoded by the coding sequence ATGTCCGAGCCTCCCAAGCGCGGCGTGTCGCGCCGCAACGTCATCCTCGGGGTCGGCGCCGCCGGCGTCGTCGGCGCCACCTGGACGATGCGCTCCAAGATCCGCACGTTCATCGACAAGCGGACCGTCCTGCCGTCGTTCGCGGCGACGCCGCCGCTGATCCCGCACGACCCCGTCAAGGATCGCACGACGATCTACGTGGCCCAGGGCGGCGGCCCGGCCGGCAACGTCGACAGCGCCGTGGCCAAGCTCGGCGGCATCGACAAGATCATCCGCCCGACCGACGTCGTCGTGATCAAGGTGTCGGCCCAGTGGTGGAACCAGGGCATGACCAACGTCGCCGCGGTCAAGCGCACGATCGAGCACATCCTCGAGCTCCCCGGGTTCACCGGTGAGGTCATCGTCTTCGAGAACACCCACTTTCACTTCCCCGACAAGGCGGTCGACGATCCCGGCCGCGGGCTCACGCGGGCCTGGACCGCGCCCAGCGTGCGCAACGTCGACGTGCCGGGCTGGCGCAGCCTGGGCGACCTGATCCCGCACTTCGCCGCGCTCGGCGCCCCGGTCAGCTTCTACGGGCTGGTCGACGGCGGCGCCAGCGCGCTGGCCGGCGACCCCTGGTTCGATCCCGAGCACGCGCACGGGGTCTACGGCGGCGACCGCCGCGGCCCGATCGCCCGGGGTGAGGCCCGCGACGGCTACTTCTGGGACTTCGACAAGGTGTTCCGGCTCAAGCGCAGCCGGGTCGGCTACGCCCAGACCCCGCTGTCGTGGCCGCGCTTCACCAGCCCGCGCACCGGCCGGGTCGTCGACCTCAAGGACGGCGTGTTCCGGCGCGAGGGCGACCAGCTCGTGGCCGACGGCCGGGCGCTGAAGTTCATCAACATGACCACCGGCAACGAGCACGGCTCGACCGGGTTCACCGGCGCGTGCAAGTCGCCGATGGGGCTGGTCGACATGAGCGCGGGCGCGCTCGGCACCGACCCGCGCGTGCGCGGCTACCAGTCGGTCCACTACTTCGGGCGCACCGGCCGGCCCCACCCCGAGCGCGATCCCACCTGGCGCATGGCCGGGCCGCTGGCCCACTGGAACAACCACGTCATCAAGGCCGACCTGTACCTGACCTGCTGCGAGTGGGTCGCGATCACGCCCAAGGACGGCTACGACGAGGCCGACGACATGCGCCACCACGCCGCGTGCGCGCAGCAGGTGGGCACGCTCGTCGCCGGCACCGACCCGGTCGCGATCGACGCCTGGTGCCTGCGCAACATCATGAGCCAGTTCGACGGCAAGCACGCCGCGATGATGAGGCTCGACGACCCCGACTCGAAGGCGTCGAAGTTCCTGCGCTACTTCCGCCAGGCCGCGGGCTGGGGCACGCTCGACCCGGCGCTGGTCACGGTCGCGTAG
- a CDS encoding CpXC domain-containing protein — MSVVGTVRVTCPGCARAHDARLVQSVNTRTQPDDKRRLLAGELNTVACGCGRRVQLAANLLYYDPDADYYGRVCPGDDAALAEAAALFEAAGATGQQRLVPSANALVEKIKILDAGLDDWAIEIVKVLLLATVGDLDRVLLFDRVDRAAGRLHWVRFDEHAADPRAVASDLTAYEAVAARAASAPRRAERQIDRAWAVAAAAALVAAGN, encoded by the coding sequence ATGTCCGTCGTCGGCACCGTCCGTGTCACCTGCCCCGGCTGCGCGCGCGCGCACGACGCGCGGCTGGTGCAGAGCGTCAACACCCGGACCCAGCCCGACGACAAGCGCCGGCTCCTCGCTGGCGAGCTCAACACCGTCGCGTGCGGCTGCGGGCGCCGGGTCCAGCTCGCGGCCAACCTCCTCTACTACGATCCCGACGCCGACTACTACGGCCGGGTCTGCCCTGGCGACGACGCGGCGCTGGCCGAGGCCGCGGCGCTGTTCGAGGCCGCCGGCGCCACCGGCCAGCAGCGGCTGGTGCCGTCGGCCAACGCGCTGGTCGAGAAGATCAAGATCCTCGACGCCGGCCTCGACGACTGGGCGATCGAGATCGTCAAGGTGCTGCTGCTCGCGACCGTCGGCGACCTCGACCGCGTGCTCCTGTTCGACCGCGTCGACCGCGCCGCCGGCCGGCTCCACTGGGTCCGGTTCGACGAGCACGCCGCCGATCCGCGCGCGGTCGCCAGCGACCTGACGGCGTACGAGGCGGTCGCGGCGCGGGCCGCGTCGGCGCCGCGCCGGGCCGAGCGCCAGATCGATCGCGCGTGGGCGGTGGCCGCCGCCGCGGCGCTGGTCGCCGCCGGCAATTGA
- a CDS encoding CcdB family protein gives MAQFDLLRNPRRGAYPLLVDLQADLLARLETRTVAPLITVKRYGARPITRLNPVVTVDGAAYVVVVQELAAVPRSGLGAVVGTLASRRADLVAALDLLFTGA, from the coding sequence ATGGCGCAGTTCGACCTGCTCCGCAACCCGCGCCGCGGCGCCTACCCGCTGCTGGTCGACCTCCAGGCCGACCTGCTGGCCCGGCTGGAGACGCGGACCGTGGCGCCGCTGATCACGGTCAAGCGCTACGGCGCCCGGCCGATCACGCGGCTCAATCCGGTGGTCACCGTCGACGGCGCCGCCTACGTGGTCGTCGTGCAGGAGCTGGCCGCGGTGCCGCGGAGCGGCCTGGGCGCGGTGGTGGGCACGCTCGCCAGCCGGCGCGCCGACCTCGTCGCCGCGCTCGATCTGCTGTTCACCGGGGCCTGA
- the sppA gene encoding signal peptide peptidase SppA, whose product MRTRSPFALAALLLLACKAHDKPQWAAPTQADDPWASAAAGGASGDAPGSASPSMPGLGDPLAMIKNVVENLKRPGPYDAPDASPGYAADQPHLGVMVLAGSFGELKSYSWTGSDDVIPLLPFTERLARLADDATLTGLVLRVDGVGASLPDLAELRAAIGAWRAKGKKLYCHTEGAATASYLVLAACDRIALAPTGDVMLMGPSAMPVHLKGLLDRIGVTADFLHVGAYKGAAEPLTRDRPSKEMEEVLGAILDQRYQTMVAMVSESRPALSPDAVRERIDEGLFPAERALAAGLVDEVTPFEAFRDGLGQPWTRIGVEAKDDDTAAMVKLARFIGAVPADRSTTDHVALVYALGDVVDGGGDGIMGARQQIASRTLVPTLRVLAADDHVKAVVIRIDSGGGSALASELIWHAVAEIKAKKPVVVSMSDVAASGGYYIAAGATKIFAQPDTLTGSIGVVGGKLAPGPALAKLGVTTYPMGRGKRATMFASLDPWTADEKVAVQAMMDATYRVFVGRVAAGRNKTPAEIEPIAQGRVWTGAQARQLGLVDELGGLAAAVAAARDLGQVGAGVELEVYPPELALRDLIGRIGDVDVGHLGASVGTAALLDATSQLSPEVAAVVGATLRQVARFRDERVQALALLPIVFR is encoded by the coding sequence ATGCGTACGAGGTCCCCATTCGCGCTCGCCGCGCTGCTGCTGCTGGCGTGCAAGGCGCACGACAAGCCGCAGTGGGCGGCGCCGACCCAGGCCGACGATCCGTGGGCCAGCGCGGCCGCGGGCGGCGCCAGCGGTGACGCGCCCGGCAGCGCGAGCCCGAGCATGCCGGGCCTCGGCGATCCGCTGGCGATGATCAAGAACGTCGTCGAGAACCTCAAGCGGCCCGGGCCCTACGACGCGCCCGACGCGAGCCCCGGGTACGCCGCGGACCAGCCGCACCTGGGCGTGATGGTGCTGGCGGGCTCGTTCGGCGAGCTCAAGTCGTACTCGTGGACCGGCTCCGACGACGTGATCCCGCTCTTGCCGTTCACCGAGCGGCTGGCGCGCCTCGCCGACGACGCCACCCTCACCGGCCTGGTGCTGCGGGTCGACGGCGTCGGCGCGTCGCTGCCCGACCTGGCCGAGCTGCGCGCGGCGATCGGCGCCTGGCGCGCCAAGGGCAAGAAGCTCTACTGCCACACCGAGGGTGCGGCCACCGCGAGCTACCTGGTGCTGGCCGCGTGCGATCGCATCGCGCTGGCGCCCACCGGCGACGTGATGCTGATGGGCCCGTCGGCGATGCCGGTCCACCTCAAGGGCCTGCTCGATCGGATCGGCGTCACCGCCGACTTCCTGCACGTCGGCGCCTACAAGGGCGCGGCCGAGCCGCTGACCCGGGACCGGCCGTCGAAGGAGATGGAGGAGGTCCTCGGCGCGATCCTCGATCAGCGCTACCAGACGATGGTCGCGATGGTCAGCGAGAGCCGCCCGGCGCTGTCGCCCGACGCGGTCAGGGAGCGCATCGACGAGGGGCTGTTCCCGGCCGAGCGCGCGCTCGCGGCCGGGCTGGTCGACGAGGTCACGCCGTTCGAGGCGTTCCGCGACGGCCTCGGTCAGCCGTGGACGCGCATCGGCGTCGAGGCCAAGGACGACGACACCGCCGCGATGGTCAAGCTGGCGCGCTTCATCGGCGCGGTCCCGGCCGATCGCTCGACCACCGATCACGTCGCCCTGGTGTACGCGCTCGGCGACGTCGTCGACGGCGGCGGCGACGGCATCATGGGCGCGCGCCAGCAGATCGCGTCGCGCACGCTGGTGCCGACCCTGCGGGTGCTGGCCGCGGACGACCACGTCAAGGCGGTCGTGATCCGGATCGACTCGGGCGGCGGCAGCGCGCTCGCGTCGGAGCTGATCTGGCACGCGGTCGCCGAGATCAAGGCCAAGAAGCCGGTGGTCGTGTCGATGAGCGACGTCGCGGCGTCGGGCGGCTACTACATCGCCGCCGGCGCGACCAAGATCTTCGCGCAGCCCGACACCCTGACCGGCTCGATCGGCGTCGTCGGCGGCAAGCTGGCGCCGGGGCCGGCGCTGGCCAAGCTGGGCGTGACCACGTACCCGATGGGGCGCGGCAAGCGCGCGACCATGTTCGCCAGCCTCGACCCGTGGACCGCCGACGAGAAGGTCGCGGTCCAGGCGATGATGGACGCGACCTACCGCGTGTTCGTCGGCCGGGTCGCGGCCGGCCGCAACAAGACCCCGGCCGAGATCGAGCCGATCGCGCAGGGCCGGGTCTGGACCGGCGCGCAGGCGCGGCAGCTCGGCCTGGTCGACGAGCTCGGGGGCCTCGCGGCGGCGGTCGCCGCGGCCCGCGACCTGGGCCAGGTCGGCGCGGGCGTCGAGCTCGAGGTGTACCCGCCCGAGCTGGCGCTGCGCGATCTGATCGGCCGGATCGGCGACGTCGACGTCGGGCACCTCGGCGCCAGCGTCGGCACCGCGGCCTTGCTCGACGCGACCAGCCAGCTCTCGCCCGAGGTCGCGGCGGTCGTCGGCGCGACCCTGCGGCAGGTCGCGCGCTTCCGCGACGAGCGGGTCCAGGCGCTCGCGCTCTTGCCGATCGTGTTCCGGTAG